The following proteins are encoded in a genomic region of Reichenbachiella sp.:
- a CDS encoding YihY/virulence factor BrkB family protein — protein sequence MKRKNLHKHLLYYEWYLNLIKKLKLIKLNKRQTNLYNTLDLFFENTGKHGLINKANGVAFSFTLAIFPSIIFIFTLIPYIHSVIPHIGAESIMNFLATVMPKAMYEAATGTIHDIVSNKRQGLLSFGALLALILATNGMHSLMATFNSIYKTNDKRGFFRTRIIATGLTLVLSSVLFFSIILMVIGKLVLNYLSTEGFITQDYIIYLLTALKYMVIIIAFFIAISTIYYFAPAIHDRWTFFSTGAVFSAVACVATSYAFSYYINNFSNYNKFYGSLGMLIALMVWLYLLSLILLVGFEYNASVDRAVVSDKIETTTSIFD from the coding sequence ATGAAAAGAAAAAACCTCCATAAGCACCTACTGTACTACGAGTGGTATCTCAACCTGATCAAAAAACTCAAATTGATCAAGCTGAACAAGCGACAAACCAACTTGTACAATACGCTTGATCTATTTTTTGAAAACACCGGCAAGCACGGATTGATTAACAAAGCCAACGGCGTAGCTTTCAGTTTTACCTTGGCGATTTTTCCGTCGATCATTTTCATTTTTACACTGATCCCATATATCCATTCGGTCATACCACATATTGGCGCAGAGAGTATTATGAACTTCCTGGCTACCGTTATGCCGAAGGCCATGTATGAAGCGGCTACTGGCACGATTCACGACATTGTAAGCAACAAGCGACAGGGATTGCTCTCTTTTGGTGCACTCCTCGCGCTCATACTTGCCACTAATGGCATGCATAGCTTGATGGCTACTTTTAATAGTATTTATAAAACGAACGATAAAAGAGGATTTTTTAGAACCAGAATTATAGCCACTGGCCTGACTCTGGTACTTTCTTCGGTGCTCTTCTTTTCAATCATTCTCATGGTCATAGGAAAGTTAGTACTCAACTATCTGTCCACAGAAGGGTTTATCACACAAGATTACATCATCTACTTACTTACGGCTTTGAAGTACATGGTCATTATTATTGCTTTTTTCATTGCGATTTCGACCATCTATTATTTTGCTCCGGCCATTCACGATCGCTGGACCTTTTTCTCTACAGGTGCGGTCTTCTCGGCTGTAGCTTGTGTAGCTACTTCTTATGCTTTTTCTTATTATATCAACAACTTTTCGAATTATAATAAGTTCTATGGTTCCCTTGGAATGTTGATTGCTTTGATGGTTTGGCTGTACTTGTTGTCGCTAATATTACTCGTAGGATTTGAATACAATGCCAGTGTAGATAGAGCCGTGGTATCAGACAAAATCGAGACAACTACATCAATTTTTGATTGA
- a CDS encoding thioesterase family protein: MFEAQTQTRVRYSETDQMKYVYYGNYAMYYEIGRVETLRQLGFSYNEMEKSGVMMPVINMQTNYLRPGKYDELLTIKIKIPTFPKTRILFEYEIFNENEELINTGETTLVFVNMESNRPCRVPEPLAKFLEPYFS; the protein is encoded by the coding sequence ATGTTTGAAGCTCAAACGCAAACCAGAGTAAGGTACTCTGAAACTGATCAGATGAAGTATGTATACTATGGCAACTATGCCATGTATTATGAAATTGGAAGAGTAGAGACGCTTCGCCAGTTGGGATTTTCCTATAACGAAATGGAAAAAAGCGGCGTCATGATGCCAGTCATCAATATGCAAACTAACTATTTGCGGCCTGGAAAATATGATGAGCTACTCACCATAAAAATCAAAATCCCAACATTCCCAAAAACAAGAATTCTATTCGAATATGAAATTTTCAACGAAAATGAAGAATTGATCAATACCGGAGAAACGACGCTAGTTTTTGTAAATATGGAAAGCAACAGACCGTGCCGAGTCCCTGAACCACTTGCTAAGTTTTTGGAGCCCTATTTCTCATGA
- a CDS encoding DUF4344 domain-containing metallopeptidase produces the protein MIVNSGIKWLLFVLMNGCLFGHCAAARLTVIYSKPKSAGYQEIYKALKSNHRLMYGESVAYLQDLYNWDHDIEIRVIECGSIDSRYLPDDHVIMICYESLFQKVYDYPAKTQTKKAFVNRVYQNVMFTFWHEIGHAIMDQYKIGTQVDRKTLELLADEFAVLSMLWRNDGHWKDIVMISALHFKSKSTRIAKENYKVHPADDLRYEKMIVLLYGFAQKSYLRLKPEVDSLDWLSISAQEYYLERSDFWEENLRNHVRKDFFNN, from the coding sequence TTGATAGTAAATAGTGGGATAAAATGGCTGCTTTTCGTTTTGATGAATGGTTGTTTGTTTGGTCATTGTGCTGCGGCGAGACTCACAGTGATTTATTCAAAACCAAAATCTGCTGGTTATCAGGAAATTTATAAAGCACTCAAATCTAATCATCGCTTGATGTATGGCGAGTCTGTAGCCTATCTGCAGGATTTATACAATTGGGATCATGATATTGAGATTAGGGTGATCGAATGTGGTTCGATAGATTCTCGATATCTGCCTGATGACCACGTGATAATGATTTGCTATGAATCTCTGTTTCAAAAAGTCTATGATTATCCGGCAAAGACCCAAACGAAGAAAGCTTTTGTCAACCGAGTATATCAGAATGTCATGTTCACTTTTTGGCATGAGATAGGACATGCCATTATGGATCAGTATAAAATAGGTACACAAGTCGATAGAAAGACTTTAGAATTGCTTGCAGATGAATTTGCGGTACTATCCATGCTGTGGAGAAACGACGGTCATTGGAAGGACATAGTGATGATTAGTGCTTTGCACTTTAAGTCTAAATCGACTCGCATAGCTAAAGAAAACTATAAGGTTCACCCTGCAGATGATCTGCGTTATGAAAAAATGATCGTCTTGCTCTATGGATTTGCTCAAAAATCTTATTTGAGGTTAAAGCCGGAAGTCGATAGTTTGGATTGGTTGAGTATTTCAGCTCAAGAATATTATTTGGAAAGAAGTGACTTTTGGGAAGAAAATCTTCGGAATCACGTCCGGAAAGATTTTTTTAATAATTGA
- a CDS encoding acyl-CoA carboxylase subunit beta produces the protein MNLEFNKNEDEYKQLVSQLKNKLKKVKLGGGEKKIEAQHAKGKLTARERIDYLIDDPKDFVEVGAFVGDGMYAEQGGCPSGGVVMGIAHVQGRQCVVVANDATVKAGAWFPITAKKNLRAQEIAMENRLPIIYLVDSAGVYLPMQNEIFPDKEHFGRQFRNNAMMSSMGIVQVAAIMGSCVAGGAYLPIMSDEAMIVDKTGSIFLAGSYLVKAAIGETIDNETLGGASTHCEISGVTDNKYDSDQDCLDAIKKIFDKIGDFDKAGFNREEPKKPKLDEKEIYGLLPVDRVKPYEMRDIIKRMTDDSEFDEYKSDYGKSIVCGYGRIDGWAVGIVANQRTVVKTKKGEMQMGGVIYSDSADKSARFIMNCNQRKIPLVFLHDVSGFMVGSKSEHGGIIKDGAKMVNAMANSVVPKFTFILGNSYGAGNYAMCGKAYDPRLIYAWPTSQLAVMSGASASKTLLQIKVSAMKAKGQEVSEEDQKKFLAEITDKYNEELSPYYAASRLWVDGVIDPLETRKIISAGIEAANHAPIEKPFNVGVIQT, from the coding sequence ATGAACCTAGAATTCAACAAAAACGAAGACGAGTACAAACAGCTGGTTTCTCAGTTGAAAAATAAGCTCAAAAAAGTAAAGCTCGGAGGAGGAGAAAAGAAGATCGAAGCACAACATGCCAAAGGCAAGTTGACGGCCAGAGAGCGCATAGACTACTTGATCGACGATCCTAAAGACTTTGTTGAAGTCGGAGCATTTGTAGGAGACGGCATGTATGCCGAGCAGGGCGGTTGTCCTTCTGGTGGTGTAGTGATGGGCATTGCCCATGTGCAAGGCAGACAATGTGTAGTAGTAGCCAACGACGCTACTGTGAAAGCTGGAGCGTGGTTCCCAATCACTGCCAAGAAAAACCTTCGGGCGCAGGAAATCGCCATGGAAAACAGGTTGCCGATCATCTATTTGGTAGACAGCGCCGGAGTGTATTTACCCATGCAGAACGAAATTTTCCCCGACAAAGAACACTTCGGTCGGCAGTTTAGAAACAATGCCATGATGTCTTCTATGGGCATCGTGCAGGTGGCCGCCATTATGGGTAGTTGTGTGGCCGGCGGTGCTTACTTGCCGATCATGTCAGACGAAGCGATGATAGTTGATAAAACTGGTTCGATTTTCTTAGCAGGAAGTTATCTGGTAAAAGCGGCCATTGGGGAGACTATTGATAATGAAACATTAGGTGGCGCTTCTACGCACTGTGAAATCTCTGGAGTAACCGATAATAAGTACGATTCGGATCAGGATTGCCTGGATGCCATTAAGAAAATATTTGATAAAATAGGTGACTTTGATAAAGCGGGTTTCAATAGAGAGGAACCAAAGAAGCCTAAGCTTGATGAAAAAGAAATTTACGGTCTGTTGCCAGTAGATCGTGTAAAACCGTATGAGATGCGCGACATCATCAAGCGTATGACCGATGATTCCGAATTCGATGAATACAAGTCAGATTATGGAAAGTCTATCGTTTGCGGATATGGTCGAATCGACGGGTGGGCCGTCGGTATTGTGGCCAATCAACGTACTGTGGTGAAAACCAAAAAAGGCGAGATGCAAATGGGAGGTGTGATCTACTCTGATTCTGCAGACAAATCCGCTCGTTTTATCATGAACTGTAATCAGCGTAAAATCCCATTAGTTTTTCTACATGATGTCAGCGGATTTATGGTTGGTAGTAAGTCAGAACATGGTGGGATCATAAAGGATGGAGCCAAGATGGTGAATGCGATGGCCAATTCAGTCGTGCCTAAATTCACATTCATCCTAGGTAATTCGTATGGGGCTGGTAACTATGCCATGTGTGGAAAGGCTTATGACCCAAGATTGATCTATGCGTGGCCAACTTCTCAATTGGCAGTAATGAGTGGTGCTTCGGCTTCCAAAACTTTGTTGCAAATCAAAGTATCAGCGATGAAAGCCAAAGGGCAGGAGGTGTCTGAAGAAGATCAGAAGAAATTTTTAGCGGAAATCACAGATAAGTACAACGAAGAGTTGAGCCCATACTATGCGGCCTCAAGACTTTGGGTAGATGGCGTGATAGATCCTTTGGAAACCAGAAAGATCATTTCAGCTGGAATTGAAGCAGCCAATCACGCACCCATTGAGAAGCCATTTAATGTTGGCGTTATTCAGACTTAA
- a CDS encoding transglutaminase-like domain-containing protein: MEKINEKELKALISLLEDDDHEILVHVEEKLISLGTDVIPFLEKEWMNNSLIPRVREKIEDIIHNLQYDLLSEKLIAWKESGAEDLLEGMMLVANYQYPDLNLKYLTRKFEQYYHNAWREFSEELSPMEQIKVLNDVFFNKMKFRPNAKNFHSPANGMINVVLESKRGNPLSLCVVYMLLAQRLKMPIYGVNLPNLFIVTYKTEDTQFYINVFNNGIIFTTDDINNYIDQLKLEKNDIYYQPCSHVDIVARALRNLISSFEKLGEYKKADDIKMLLQSVDEMSY, translated from the coding sequence TTGGAGAAAATAAACGAAAAAGAACTTAAGGCATTGATCTCATTATTGGAAGATGACGATCATGAAATTCTCGTTCATGTAGAAGAGAAACTCATTTCTTTGGGTACTGATGTGATTCCTTTTTTGGAAAAAGAATGGATGAATAATAGCCTTATTCCTCGAGTTCGGGAAAAAATTGAGGATATCATTCATAACCTGCAATACGATCTTTTAAGTGAGAAACTGATAGCCTGGAAAGAGAGTGGTGCCGAAGACCTATTGGAAGGTATGATGCTGGTCGCCAACTACCAATACCCGGATCTCAACTTGAAATATCTGACCAGAAAGTTCGAGCAGTACTACCACAATGCCTGGCGCGAGTTTTCTGAAGAGTTGTCACCCATGGAGCAGATCAAAGTGCTCAATGACGTCTTTTTCAACAAAATGAAGTTTAGACCAAACGCCAAGAATTTTCATTCACCAGCGAATGGGATGATCAATGTGGTATTAGAATCGAAACGAGGCAATCCACTGAGTCTTTGTGTAGTTTATATGCTATTGGCTCAGCGCCTTAAGATGCCGATCTACGGGGTGAACTTACCTAATCTATTCATAGTAACTTATAAGACGGAGGATACTCAGTTTTATATCAATGTGTTTAACAATGGTATCATTTTTACCACGGATGATATCAATAACTACATCGATCAGTTGAAACTCGAGAAAAACGACATCTATTATCAGCCGTGTAGTCATGTTGATATTGTCGCTCGTGCTTTGCGCAATTTGATTTCTTCATTTGAAAAATTAGGCGAGTACAAAAAAGCTGACGACATTAAAATGTTACTTCAGTCAGTAGATGAAATGAGCTACTAG
- a CDS encoding sodium-dependent transporter: MAARGNFSSRIGFIAAAAGSAVGLGNIWGFPYEAGAGGGAIFVLVYLFFCFALCFPVMLTELAIGRKSGRNAVGAFEALGHKKWNFIGKLGVLSGVLILSFYNVIAGWAFGYTFEMAAGNFEVTEHFRAYTTNIFAVGSYGLLFMIATAYIVSKGVSEGIEKAAKVLMPSLIIMMFSLIIYSLFLPNAMAGIKFFLLPDFSKLTSTVVFNAMGQAFFSLSLGMGTFITYGSYIKKNDNLIGSAALITLTDVGIAITAGLMIFPLIGFISGGSLSGVGRGPELIFVTLPHIFGEIGPTAGAIVGMVFFLLLCFAALTSTVSLLEVPVSYVVDEFKLSRKKAAWLMSGIVYLIGIPSLMGNGYSSYFSEFITYIGADQPTDFLSFIVNIANDSFLPLGGALMVFFAVHIWKKENMEAEIAVGFENYENSWVRKYLRFVMPVLLPGTLFIIFSMIVLSTFFGF; this comes from the coding sequence ATGGCTGCAAGAGGAAATTTTTCAAGTAGAATAGGGTTCATAGCTGCTGCAGCAGGATCGGCGGTAGGACTCGGAAACATTTGGGGATTTCCTTATGAAGCGGGCGCAGGCGGTGGTGCCATTTTCGTATTGGTTTATTTATTCTTCTGCTTCGCCCTTTGTTTTCCAGTCATGCTCACCGAATTAGCCATTGGAAGAAAGTCTGGGCGAAATGCCGTAGGTGCTTTCGAAGCCCTGGGTCACAAAAAATGGAATTTCATTGGCAAACTAGGTGTCCTCAGCGGCGTCCTTATCCTTTCTTTCTATAATGTAATCGCTGGGTGGGCCTTTGGGTACACTTTCGAGATGGCCGCTGGAAATTTTGAGGTCACTGAACATTTTAGAGCTTATACTACTAACATTTTTGCCGTGGGGAGTTATGGCTTGCTGTTCATGATTGCAACAGCCTATATTGTATCCAAAGGAGTATCGGAAGGCATTGAGAAAGCGGCTAAAGTATTGATGCCCTCACTCATCATTATGATGTTCTCCCTGATCATTTATTCATTGTTTCTACCCAATGCGATGGCTGGAATCAAATTCTTTCTATTGCCTGATTTCAGCAAATTAACCTCTACTGTGGTATTCAACGCCATGGGGCAGGCCTTCTTCTCACTTTCTTTAGGCATGGGCACTTTCATTACTTATGGAAGTTACATCAAGAAAAATGACAATCTGATTGGATCAGCCGCTTTGATCACCTTAACCGATGTTGGCATAGCCATTACTGCAGGTTTGATGATCTTTCCTTTGATCGGATTCATCAGTGGCGGGTCACTTTCCGGGGTAGGACGAGGGCCAGAGCTTATATTCGTTACCCTCCCTCATATTTTCGGAGAAATAGGACCAACCGCTGGCGCCATTGTAGGCATGGTGTTTTTTCTTTTGCTCTGTTTTGCCGCCCTTACTTCCACCGTCTCCTTACTAGAAGTTCCAGTGTCTTATGTAGTTGATGAATTCAAACTTTCCAGAAAAAAGGCTGCCTGGCTGATGTCTGGGATCGTTTATCTTATAGGAATCCCATCTCTAATGGGCAATGGCTATTCTTCGTATTTTTCAGAATTTATCACTTATATCGGCGCTGATCAGCCTACCGACTTCCTCTCTTTTATAGTCAATATCGCAAATGATTCTTTTCTACCGTTAGGAGGTGCACTGATGGTATTTTTTGCTGTGCATATTTGGAAAAAGGAAAATATGGAGGCTGAAATAGCTGTGGGTTTCGAAAATTATGAAAACTCATGGGTTAGAAAGTATTTGCGATTCGTGATGCCCGTATTGCTTCCGGGTACACTCTTCATCATTTTCAGTATGATCGTATTATCTACTTTCTTCGGATTCTAA